One Alphaproteobacteria bacterium LSUCC0396 genomic region harbors:
- a CDS encoding NAD(P)H-dependent flavin oxidoreductase, which produces MVKRYQDFCAEFGIDVPIFGFSHSVETVAAITNAGGFGVYGATRRFDHEITSELAQIRDMTGDRPYGVDLVIPARIPAENNRAAMEKDVPQEHRDFINGMISKYDVPEPSGPGKRTRFIRSQEIISAQVAAVENSDVSIVALGIGSPPDVVARMKGAGKVTAALIGQERHAEKALAAGADLLIAQGYDAGGHTGVVGTFSLVPRIVDMAGDIPVLAAGGVATGRHIAASMAMGAVGVWLGTAFLLTEENAPHMSENQAQSLIDAGAIDTVVTRAESGKPFRQTRSAWSDEWAAPSAPRPLDHPLHDVLVGDVLGAIQEHNNKPLAHSGAGQGVGWFDRIRPTADVISQLWDEAKTVMAQL; this is translated from the coding sequence ATGGTTAAAAGATACCAGGATTTCTGCGCAGAATTCGGCATTGATGTGCCGATATTCGGCTTCAGCCATTCGGTTGAAACCGTTGCGGCAATCACCAATGCCGGTGGATTTGGAGTCTATGGCGCGACGCGGCGGTTTGATCATGAAATCACTTCCGAACTTGCGCAGATACGCGATATGACGGGCGACAGGCCTTACGGTGTCGATCTGGTGATCCCGGCGCGCATCCCAGCCGAAAACAACCGCGCCGCAATGGAAAAAGACGTGCCACAAGAGCATCGTGACTTCATCAACGGTATGATCAGCAAATATGATGTACCGGAACCCTCAGGCCCGGGAAAACGCACCCGGTTCATCCGATCGCAGGAAATTATCAGCGCTCAGGTCGCGGCTGTCGAAAACTCCGACGTAAGCATTGTGGCGCTTGGCATCGGGTCGCCACCTGATGTGGTGGCGCGGATGAAAGGTGCAGGCAAGGTGACCGCCGCCCTGATTGGTCAAGAGCGTCATGCCGAAAAGGCACTAGCAGCTGGGGCCGACCTTCTCATTGCTCAGGGCTACGACGCTGGCGGCCATACTGGCGTGGTCGGCACCTTCAGTCTGGTTCCCCGCATTGTCGACATGGCGGGCGACATCCCAGTTCTTGCGGCCGGCGGGGTCGCGACTGGTCGCCATATCGCCGCGTCGATGGCGATGGGCGCAGTTGGAGTCTGGCTCGGCACCGCGTTTCTGCTGACCGAAGAAAATGCTCCGCATATGTCAGAAAACCAGGCTCAAAGTCTGATTGATGCCGGCGCGATAGATACAGTGGTGACCCGTGCGGAAAGCGGCAAACCATTTCGCCAGACCCGATCGGCCTGGTCGGACGAATGGGCCGCGCCCAGTGCACCCAGACCACTGGATCACCCTTTACATGATGTGCTGGTCGGCGATGTTCTTGGAGCCATTCAGGAACATAACAACAAACCGCTTGCCCATTCCGGTGCCGGTCAAGGAGTTGGCTGGTTTGACCGGATCAGACCGACCGCCGATGTGATCAGCCAGCTTTGGGACGAAGCCAAAACGGTTATGGCGCAACTTTAA
- a CDS encoding acyl-CoA dehydrogenase family protein, which yields MTEFTKEAEAWFRKEIADFVDRSLDEEGRRQVELGKSLSRNEFVEWQRKLVAMGWGAPHWPKEWGGTDWSLRQRFVFDEEMALQGAPHMVGFNTRMLGPILLTYGTDAQKERFLPRALTFKDWWCQGYSEPSSGSDLASLQTRAVREGNSYVVNGSKIWTTYGHYANWMFCLVRTDPNVKKQEGISFLLIDMNSPGLLVQPVKHFYGQHVFNQIFFDDVRVPAENLVGKENEGWTIAKALLEHERLATSRHSEARRKLGRLIRMAKQTRYDDKTMLEDSYFRQRIAQLAINVRAVEYSTMRALEKYIDDGEVGFFASSLKLCGVAVNQSIDEAILDLLGPGSLPADSAYNGDIPVTGLVADAQFATEARYYMRGPAIAGGSNEVQRAIISKQVLKL from the coding sequence ATGACCGAATTTACCAAAGAGGCCGAGGCATGGTTTCGCAAGGAAATTGCCGATTTTGTGGATCGGTCGCTGGACGAAGAAGGGCGTCGACAGGTTGAGCTTGGAAAATCCCTCAGCCGGAACGAATTTGTTGAATGGCAACGCAAGCTTGTAGCAATGGGTTGGGGGGCGCCGCATTGGCCCAAAGAATGGGGTGGTACAGACTGGTCACTGCGCCAAAGGTTTGTGTTTGACGAGGAAATGGCTTTGCAGGGTGCGCCGCACATGGTCGGTTTCAACACCCGTATGCTTGGGCCAATCCTGCTTACCTACGGGACCGATGCCCAAAAAGAACGGTTCCTGCCGCGGGCTTTAACATTCAAGGATTGGTGGTGTCAGGGTTATTCCGAGCCTTCATCGGGGTCGGACCTTGCATCGCTGCAAACCCGTGCGGTACGGGAGGGAAACTCATATGTGGTCAATGGCTCGAAAATCTGGACGACTTATGGGCACTACGCCAACTGGATGTTCTGTTTGGTGCGTACCGACCCCAATGTCAAGAAACAGGAAGGAATATCCTTTCTACTGATCGACATGAACTCACCGGGGCTGTTGGTTCAGCCAGTCAAGCACTTTTATGGTCAGCATGTCTTTAATCAGATATTTTTTGATGACGTGCGTGTGCCCGCTGAAAACCTTGTCGGAAAGGAGAACGAAGGCTGGACCATTGCGAAAGCGCTGCTGGAGCATGAACGTCTCGCAACCTCGCGCCACTCTGAAGCCCGGCGCAAGCTGGGTCGCCTGATCCGGATGGCGAAGCAGACCCGCTATGATGACAAGACCATGCTCGAAGACAGTTATTTTCGCCAGCGTATTGCGCAATTGGCGATCAATGTTCGCGCTGTTGAATACTCAACAATGCGGGCACTGGAAAAATATATAGACGATGGCGAGGTCGGTTTTTTCGCCTCTTCACTGAAATTGTGCGGGGTTGCGGTGAACCAGTCGATTGACGAGGCGATCCTGGACCTCCTTGGGCCTGGTTCATTGCCAGCCGACAGCGCCTACAACGGCGACATACCTGTCACTGGTCTGGTTGCGGATGCACAATTCGCCACTGAGGCCCGTTATTACATGCGTGGTCCGGCAATTGCCGGCGGTTCCAACGAAGTGCAGCGCGCAATCATTTCCAAGCAAGTCCTGAAATTGTGA
- a CDS encoding acyl-CoA dehydrogenase family protein — protein sequence MLFAATEEQRLIEDSLERIMSDQWDRCQSGKITSTELVELPVWKSLKELGLISAWLPEDAGGAGSGVRALLVLARVIGRHLLPAPYLSSAVLCSAILSRLPDAEIRELLEKVAAGDARLALAIYEAGQRYDFHEPKTVAQHNDGGITLSGCKTWVLEAAQADMLIVSAKGPYGTSLYLVPTDTSGVTLQEYAAVDGTPMASVVLDNVAISSEGQIADATQSDAVLDYGITMVAFAISSEVLGACEAVHEQTLDYMRIREQFGRPIAKFQALQFRMADLHVEIEMLRSLVLGAMNRLEEGKGSQAGADVAAAAAMAARVGDLVGREAIQMHGAIGMTESLGIGRYLMRINTICRLFGDQPHFQSRYLELTEGVLK from the coding sequence ATGCTTTTTGCTGCAACTGAAGAACAAAGACTAATCGAAGATTCTCTTGAACGGATTATGAGCGATCAGTGGGATCGTTGCCAATCCGGAAAGATCACTTCAACCGAATTGGTGGAGCTTCCAGTCTGGAAATCACTCAAAGAGCTTGGCCTGATCTCTGCATGGCTGCCAGAGGATGCCGGGGGTGCTGGTAGTGGTGTGCGCGCTCTTCTGGTACTGGCCCGCGTGATTGGCCGTCACCTATTGCCCGCACCCTATCTGAGCAGCGCTGTTCTGTGTAGCGCGATCCTTTCGCGCCTGCCCGATGCTGAAATCCGCGAACTCCTCGAGAAAGTGGCCGCGGGCGACGCACGGTTGGCACTGGCCATCTATGAAGCCGGCCAACGCTATGACTTTCACGAACCGAAGACCGTGGCGCAGCACAATGATGGTGGCATTACCCTGTCCGGGTGCAAGACGTGGGTGCTGGAGGCTGCGCAGGCCGACATGCTGATCGTCTCGGCCAAGGGCCCTTACGGCACCAGTTTGTATCTGGTGCCAACCGACACCTCCGGCGTCACGCTTCAAGAATACGCAGCGGTAGATGGAACGCCAATGGCCAGCGTAGTTCTGGATAATGTCGCGATTTCATCTGAAGGGCAGATCGCCGACGCAACTCAATCCGACGCAGTTCTCGATTATGGGATAACGATGGTGGCGTTTGCAATATCCTCCGAGGTTCTGGGAGCTTGCGAGGCTGTGCACGAACAAACCCTGGACTACATGCGTATTCGAGAACAATTTGGTCGCCCGATCGCCAAATTTCAGGCGCTGCAATTTCGTATGGCAGATCTTCATGTCGAGATTGAGATGCTGCGCTCGCTTGTTCTTGGCGCGATGAATAGGCTAGAGGAGGGTAAAGGGTCTCAGGCTGGTGCCGATGTTGCCGCCGCTGCTGCGATGGCTGCGCGGGTCGGGGATCTTGTCGGGCGCGAAGCGATCCAGATGCACGGGGCAATAGGCATGACGGAGAGCCTCGGCATCGGTCGCTACCTCATGCGTATCAACACGATCTGCCGACTGTTTGGCGATCAACCCCACTTCCAGTCCCGTTATCTGGAGCTGACCGAAGGAGTGCTAAAATGA
- a CDS encoding enoyl-CoA hydratase/isomerase family protein, whose protein sequence is MTGVVEEPVRLTRDGAVAITTIDALHMRNALGAPGVREGLNTAISSFEADPGLRVMILYGAGGVFSAGGNLNALRELRDIDQIRARLVTGSKTTGSILTSRKIYLAAVEGPAFGAGMGLALSCDLVIASQTARFCAAQIKVGASPDGSLFWSLPRRTGNAVAKRILLSGDEILMPEALELGIADYDAPSSEALERALVVARKLARGAPLAQSTVKAFFADNMAGRDSILDWERESAAQNFVTKDFLEGANAFLEKRKPQFKGK, encoded by the coding sequence ATGACAGGTGTAGTGGAAGAACCAGTTCGACTGACGCGGGACGGCGCAGTTGCCATTACCACGATAGACGCATTGCACATGCGCAATGCGCTAGGAGCACCAGGAGTGCGCGAAGGGCTGAATACCGCTATTTCTAGCTTTGAAGCAGACCCGGGTCTGCGGGTGATGATACTCTATGGTGCCGGTGGCGTGTTTTCTGCCGGCGGCAACCTGAACGCCCTTAGAGAGCTACGCGACATTGATCAGATCCGAGCACGCCTGGTGACTGGCAGCAAGACAACGGGTTCTATCCTGACTTCGAGAAAGATTTACCTGGCGGCAGTCGAAGGGCCGGCATTCGGGGCTGGTATGGGCCTGGCCTTGTCCTGCGATCTAGTCATTGCATCGCAAACTGCCCGGTTTTGTGCCGCCCAGATCAAGGTTGGGGCATCGCCTGATGGATCCTTATTCTGGTCTTTGCCACGCCGGACCGGAAACGCTGTGGCCAAACGCATATTGCTGAGCGGAGACGAAATTTTAATGCCCGAAGCGCTTGAACTTGGGATCGCCGATTATGACGCTCCATCCAGCGAAGCACTTGAGAGGGCCCTTGTGGTTGCCCGCAAGTTGGCGCGGGGAGCGCCTCTGGCCCAGAGCACGGTCAAAGCTTTTTTTGCCGACAACATGGCAGGGCGCGACAGCATCCTCGACTGGGAACGGGAGTCTGCAGCGCAGAATTTTGTAACCAAGGATTTCCTAGAAGGCGCAAATGCGTTCCTGGAAAAACGCAAACCTCAATTTAAGGGAAAGTAA
- a CDS encoding 3-hydroxyacyl-CoA dehydrogenase NAD-binding domain-containing protein, with protein MSGRVHITNEKGLRILWLDHPPVNALSSDLRLGLLTAITDAASDDSVKALALIGKSDKFCAGADIKAFGGGPQHPRIPELAEALEGMGKPSVALIDGFALGGGLELALGCTARIATHRARIGLPEIEIGIFPSGGGLQRLPRLIEFNAALDLIISGRKIGAAEAAELGIVDLCVKPENLITTVHKVLARDDITCRLPVTSTSIADTPSNRDALENARKRFTRSGRILSSQQTILDRLEQSLGQPYAVEIKVDAEVSRALLQSPQSKALRHLFSAERKAGRSAEDLPAVDVPRTVGIAGGGTMGGGIALATAQAGIRVALFDPDEGARQRLKKRISAFRDGQLAKGRISATEGDAFVNRIAIVDTLEGLCDAELVIEAVIEDLSVKQALFTRLQDICALECVFASNTSYLDLDAMAATLSRPERLIGLHFFSPAEVMPLLEIVKGGLSSDWAFATGAAYSRKLGKRGVLMSACPGFAANRSRFPMMNEARLLLEDGASPVQVDRVFRTFGFPMGPFETNDLTGLDILVKGHAFIPAELRPGRQSELPFAMVDAGRIGQKANKGWYRYEEGNRKPIADPDLEQLLNAFREEKRIIPRKFSDEEVLQRCLYAAVNEAGRVVLEGVVTRPGDMDVIWVNGFGFPREKGGILHWSYGIGFAEIAEIIDRDFRPEDPARWPVCDFSSLGEIIGIVK; from the coding sequence ATGTCTGGTCGCGTGCATATAACCAATGAAAAAGGCCTCAGGATCCTCTGGCTTGATCATCCTCCAGTCAACGCACTCTCCAGCGATCTGCGCTTGGGACTTCTTACAGCGATCACTGACGCTGCGAGCGATGACAGCGTAAAGGCGTTGGCCCTGATCGGGAAATCGGACAAGTTTTGTGCTGGGGCTGATATCAAGGCGTTTGGTGGTGGCCCACAACACCCACGCATTCCCGAACTCGCCGAAGCATTGGAAGGAATGGGCAAGCCCTCGGTCGCGCTCATTGATGGCTTCGCATTAGGCGGTGGATTAGAACTAGCGCTTGGCTGCACTGCAAGAATCGCAACACACCGAGCACGCATCGGGCTACCAGAAATCGAGATTGGCATCTTCCCCTCGGGCGGTGGGTTGCAACGCCTCCCGCGCCTGATCGAGTTTAACGCCGCCTTGGACCTTATCATCTCAGGCCGAAAAATCGGAGCAGCTGAGGCTGCGGAATTGGGAATTGTAGACCTTTGTGTAAAACCGGAAAACCTAATTACGACCGTTCATAAGGTTTTGGCCCGTGATGACATCACGTGCAGGCTTCCGGTAACCAGCACGTCAATTGCCGATACACCTTCCAACCGCGACGCTCTGGAAAATGCGCGCAAACGGTTTACCCGTAGCGGCCGAATTCTATCGTCGCAGCAGACCATCCTTGACCGCTTGGAGCAAAGCCTCGGTCAACCTTACGCGGTTGAAATCAAAGTGGATGCAGAGGTGTCCAGAGCGTTACTTCAATCTCCACAAAGCAAGGCCCTGCGTCATTTGTTTTCGGCTGAACGAAAGGCGGGACGATCGGCTGAAGATCTTCCTGCCGTTGATGTGCCACGCACAGTCGGAATTGCAGGCGGCGGAACTATGGGGGGCGGGATCGCTCTTGCAACCGCCCAAGCCGGGATCAGAGTGGCGCTGTTTGACCCAGACGAAGGCGCCAGGCAGCGATTGAAAAAAAGGATCTCTGCCTTCCGGGATGGTCAGTTGGCGAAAGGTCGCATAAGCGCAACCGAGGGCGACGCCTTTGTCAACCGGATTGCCATTGTGGATACTCTGGAGGGTCTGTGCGATGCTGAGCTGGTGATCGAAGCCGTTATCGAAGATCTGAGCGTAAAACAGGCTCTGTTTACCAGGCTGCAAGACATATGTGCGTTAGAATGCGTGTTTGCGTCAAATACCTCTTACCTGGATCTTGACGCGATGGCCGCTACCTTGTCCCGCCCGGAACGCCTAATTGGGCTGCATTTCTTCAGTCCGGCTGAGGTCATGCCGTTGCTGGAGATCGTGAAAGGTGGGCTATCGTCAGACTGGGCATTCGCGACAGGGGCTGCGTATTCGCGCAAACTTGGCAAACGTGGCGTGCTCATGTCCGCATGTCCCGGCTTTGCCGCAAACCGCAGCCGATTTCCGATGATGAACGAGGCGCGCCTGCTGCTGGAAGACGGCGCCAGCCCGGTGCAGGTTGACCGTGTTTTTCGTACATTCGGGTTTCCGATGGGGCCGTTTGAAACCAACGATCTCACTGGTCTTGATATTTTGGTTAAAGGGCATGCGTTCATTCCAGCTGAGCTTCGACCGGGCCGGCAGTCCGAGTTGCCGTTTGCGATGGTTGATGCCGGTCGGATAGGGCAAAAGGCCAACAAGGGATGGTACCGGTATGAAGAGGGTAACCGCAAGCCCATCGCAGACCCGGATCTGGAACAGCTTTTGAATGCGTTTCGTGAAGAGAAACGCATAATTCCCCGGAAATTCTCAGATGAAGAAGTCTTGCAGCGCTGTCTTTATGCCGCCGTCAATGAGGCTGGGCGCGTTGTGCTGGAGGGTGTCGTCACCCGTCCCGGAGATATGGATGTGATTTGGGTCAATGGCTTTGGTTTCCCAAGGGAAAAAGGTGGTATCCTGCATTGGTCTTACGGCATTGGCTTTGCGGAGATCGCAGAAATAATTGACCGCGACTTCAGGCCAGAAGATCCTGCCCGCTGGCCAGTCTGCGACTTCTCTTCTTTAGGGGAAATCATAGGGATTGTAAAATAA
- a CDS encoding TAXI family TRAP transporter solute-binding subunit translates to MKFTNLLKRLGIVLGLGIGTTLSLGSIASADTFRSETNVAGSGAYLGMVGFASVVSKYAGHNLEVKADIPVSKSMVALGRAKADITNVVLPLVGAMKNGKGPYKKLSNSAEVAEGIRMILTHPSGTYHIVTFDGNGIESMQDIKGKKVYTGPKNAAMYQTGLTLINGETGYKPGVDFEVLDLDMKGGEQAFLDGHVDVWIRPAPLGGALIEQVGVSRGVRFLGLTEKGMKSEGVLNFTNGPGRTADLIPVGTYTGQANKEPVKTVGFWLGIGANKNVDADAVYEMTKAVWNNLDEYKSVAKAFFAPMTQKGLIDHMTAPLHLGAYRFYKEMGLDIPERLIPPEAATN, encoded by the coding sequence ATGAAATTTACTAATCTTCTTAAGAGGCTTGGAATTGTCCTGGGCCTTGGCATTGGCACTACCTTATCACTGGGAAGTATTGCCAGTGCGGATACTTTCAGATCAGAAACGAATGTGGCCGGCTCCGGCGCTTATCTTGGCATGGTTGGGTTTGCAAGTGTCGTATCTAAATACGCTGGCCATAACCTGGAAGTCAAAGCGGATATTCCTGTTTCAAAATCTATGGTGGCTCTGGGTCGGGCCAAGGCTGACATAACGAATGTCGTGCTACCATTGGTGGGCGCGATGAAGAATGGTAAAGGCCCATACAAAAAATTGTCGAATTCTGCCGAAGTTGCTGAAGGTATTCGGATGATCCTAACCCACCCCTCCGGCACTTATCACATCGTCACATTCGACGGTAACGGCATTGAGTCCATGCAGGATATAAAAGGCAAAAAAGTTTATACCGGCCCCAAAAACGCGGCAATGTACCAGACTGGGCTAACGCTTATCAACGGTGAAACAGGATATAAACCAGGTGTCGATTTCGAGGTGCTTGATCTTGACATGAAGGGTGGAGAACAGGCGTTTCTGGATGGTCACGTTGATGTCTGGATCCGGCCAGCACCCCTAGGTGGCGCGTTGATTGAACAAGTAGGGGTTAGCCGAGGCGTCCGGTTCCTCGGGCTGACAGAAAAAGGTATGAAATCAGAAGGCGTATTAAATTTCACGAACGGGCCCGGTCGCACGGCCGATTTGATCCCAGTTGGAACATACACTGGTCAAGCCAACAAAGAACCGGTCAAAACCGTCGGCTTCTGGCTTGGGATAGGCGCCAACAAGAACGTGGATGCGGATGCAGTTTATGAAATGACCAAGGCGGTCTGGAACAATCTGGACGAGTACAAATCCGTCGCGAAAGCGTTTTTTGCTCCGATGACACAGAAAGGTCTTATTGATCATATGACCGCTCCTCTGCATCTGGGCGCCTACAGGTTCTACAAAGAGATGGGGCTAGATATCCCCGAGCGTCTTATTCCTCCCGAAGCCGCCACTAATTAA
- a CDS encoding TRAP transporter permease translates to MTEQNESENKNNWLNQTIGLLGAAVAVAVSLSAIYTAGFGALPPDIHRTAAVLICAFVLVASKYGLAHILKPQSHGGLWACWMTDAVMIGALGLASFWFHRVFPLIENEFYSPQTLDILIGFAGITALLEVGRRVWGLPLLIVTLVFMCYLLFGHLLPTSIGHFQFSGQQIVETLWFGYAGIFSTIMGIVLNLVFVFVIFGVLLEATGAGDSLLKIALAATGRTRGGPAHGAIVASGFFGMMSGSTVANVVGTGTFTIPMMKKRGFKPEFAGGIEATASSGGQIVPPIMGAAAFVMADLVGVPYLMIATAALVPAFLYYFNLFMSVTIEARKQGIEPLPKSELPTLTRVDFYKSFSFLLPIFAVVLVLLSGRSPSFAGFSAVITVLVTGLFNPELRRDPMRLVRGLVNGGINAASVLIAIAMIGIIIATMNSTGAGLKFASYIEYLGQGKLFLSLLLAMVGALLLGMGMPTLPAYLVIILVLGPAIERMGLSALTIHMFVFYYGVASSITPPVALAAYAAAPIAKSDPLRTGIMAVRLGAAKFIVPFIFAYNPTILMIEVFDPLEFAVVMLRTLLAFWLFATVMAGFHRALLTRGEVAVRTGIAILLLLSYAWAQVGGLLLAAVVLGLHYYRTQNQKEGSKE, encoded by the coding sequence GTGACTGAGCAAAACGAATCAGAGAACAAAAACAACTGGTTAAACCAAACCATTGGGCTTCTCGGGGCGGCGGTCGCCGTTGCAGTGTCGTTGTCAGCCATCTACACTGCGGGTTTCGGCGCTTTGCCGCCCGATATTCATAGGACGGCCGCGGTTCTGATCTGCGCATTCGTGCTGGTCGCATCAAAGTATGGCTTGGCCCACATTCTAAAACCCCAAAGCCACGGGGGATTGTGGGCCTGCTGGATGACAGATGCTGTTATGATTGGCGCACTGGGGTTAGCCAGTTTCTGGTTCCACCGGGTCTTCCCGTTGATAGAAAACGAGTTCTATTCACCTCAGACGTTGGACATCCTCATAGGGTTTGCTGGTATCACTGCATTGCTGGAGGTTGGACGACGCGTGTGGGGATTGCCTTTGCTGATCGTGACCCTGGTGTTCATGTGCTACCTTCTGTTTGGCCACCTTTTGCCAACTTCTATTGGGCATTTTCAATTTTCGGGACAGCAGATCGTGGAAACGCTCTGGTTCGGATACGCTGGCATTTTCAGCACTATCATGGGAATTGTTTTAAACCTTGTCTTTGTCTTCGTGATCTTTGGCGTGCTGCTGGAGGCAACTGGAGCTGGGGATTCTCTTTTGAAAATCGCGCTTGCCGCCACCGGCAGGACCCGGGGCGGACCAGCGCATGGCGCCATTGTCGCAAGCGGCTTTTTCGGTATGATGTCCGGCAGCACTGTTGCCAATGTTGTCGGCACTGGCACATTTACCATCCCGATGATGAAAAAGCGCGGATTCAAGCCGGAATTCGCCGGTGGGATCGAAGCGACCGCCTCGTCAGGCGGCCAAATCGTGCCACCAATCATGGGGGCCGCAGCATTCGTGATGGCGGATCTGGTGGGGGTTCCCTACCTGATGATCGCGACAGCTGCGTTAGTACCGGCATTCCTATACTATTTCAATCTGTTCATGAGCGTGACTATCGAAGCACGAAAACAGGGCATCGAACCGCTTCCAAAAAGTGAACTGCCAACACTCACGAGGGTGGACTTTTACAAATCGTTCTCGTTCCTGCTGCCAATCTTTGCGGTCGTGTTGGTACTGCTCAGCGGTCGATCCCCCTCTTTTGCCGGGTTTTCCGCGGTTATAACTGTGCTGGTCACCGGATTGTTCAATCCAGAATTGCGGCGAGACCCAATGCGCCTAGTGCGAGGGTTGGTCAATGGCGGTATCAATGCAGCAAGCGTTCTGATCGCCATTGCAATGATCGGCATAATTATTGCGACCATGAACAGCACTGGAGCCGGGCTTAAATTCGCAAGCTACATCGAGTACCTGGGACAGGGGAAATTGTTTTTATCGCTGTTACTGGCCATGGTCGGTGCGCTTTTGCTGGGCATGGGCATGCCGACACTGCCGGCCTATTTGGTGATCATCCTGGTTCTGGGGCCAGCCATCGAACGCATGGGACTCTCAGCGCTGACGATCCATATGTTCGTGTTCTATTATGGCGTCGCCTCATCTATTACCCCACCTGTTGCGCTGGCGGCCTATGCTGCAGCGCCGATCGCAAAATCCGATCCGCTTCGGACGGGCATCATGGCGGTCCGACTAGGGGCTGCAAAATTCATAGTTCCCTTTATCTTTGCCTATAACCCGACAATACTCATGATTGAGGTCTTCGACCCACTCGAGTTCGCGGTAGTCATGCTGCGGACGCTGCTTGCGTTTTGGTTGTTTGCAACCGTGATGGCGGGCTTCCACCGGGCTCTACTGACGCGAGGTGAGGTAGCCGTCAGGACCGGTATCGCAATACTGCTATTGCTCAGCTACGCTTGGGCTCAGGTTGGGGGTTTGTTGTTGGCCGCAGTGGTCTTGGGCTTGCATTATTATCGGACGCAAAACCAAAAAGAGGGCAGTAAGGAATGA